A segment of the Elaeis guineensis isolate ETL-2024a chromosome 6, EG11, whole genome shotgun sequence genome:
TTCAACTGTCCAACCATAGCAAGCAGCCTAACCATGTACACATAATGCTCCATCTGCACCTCTAAGCCAAATTCCTCTGTCATCCTTCCAAATAACCTCCATCCATCATCCAGGAATCCAGAATGACAGCAAGCAAGGAGCACAGCTGAGAATGTAGCTCCATCAGGCTTGAATCCTTTGTCCAGCATCTCCTCGAAAACCCGAACAGCCTCGCGCCCAAGTCCATAAGATCCAAGGCATGATATTACAGTATTATATGCAACCAAATTCTTGACTGGCGTCAATTCAAATACCTGAAGACCTAATTCGACAAAACCACATTTTGCATAAGTATCAACAAGAGCACACGACACGGCAATGTCTAGCTGGATTCCATGCCGGATTGCATAACCATGAATCTCTTTGCCGGGTCCTACCCCCGAGACAGAAGCACAAGCCGACAGAACTCCGGCGATCAAGATAGCGTCCGGCCTTTCTCCCAAGCTGTTCATTTCTTTGAACAACATGAGTGCCTCCTTGCACTTGCCAACCTGTGAGAACCCAGTAATGAGAGCAGACCATGTAACCAGATCAGCCTGAGATAAACCTCTGAAGATCCGATAGCCGGAATCCAGGCAGCCGCACCTCGAATACATGCTCACAAGCACACTCCTGACATGGGAGCTCGAATCATACCTCCTTTCAAGCAAATCCCATGTATTCCCCTACCAAAGAAAAGTGAGCTCCGGTCCCAGAAACTTGAAAGCAGCCCTACCAGTGAATACCCATCCGGCCTCTCACCAGCTTCTCGCATTCTATGAAACAATTCAAGTCCCTTCTGCCAGAGTCCTTTGTAACCATACCCTGAAATCATCGAATTCCAGAGAACCAAGTCCGGCTCAGGCAATACGTCAAACAGGGAGCGAGCATCATTTACAAGGCCTAGTTTGGAGTAGGCACTGATCACGGCGCTGCTGCCTATGGGATCACAGCCTAGTCCAAAAGATATCAAGTTACCATGTACCATCTTTGCACATCTGAGATTCGAAACTTCGGAGCAGGCGCGGAGGATGCAGGCGAAGGTATGGCCGTCGGGGCTGGTACACGAACGGCGCATTTGGGCGAAGAGAGAGAAAATGCGGGAGAAATCATGGCGCCGGGCGTGGACTCGAATGATGGAATTCCAGAAGCGGACGGTCCGGTGGGGAGTTTGGTCGAAGAGGAGACGGGCGGAGAGGATGTCGTCGTGGGCTGCGTAGGAGCGGAGGAGTTTGGTGGCGAGAGGCGGGTGGGAAGAGAGGCGGGTGGTGATGAGAACGGCGTGGAGCTGCTTGGTCTCGGAAAGGGTCGGACACACAGCCAAGGAGTCGAAGATTTCCGGAAGGAATCGAGCTCGCATTCACGGTCTTTAGCGCCTGCCGCGACTGCCTTCTCTCTCTTTACATGTGTTACTGCAGGGTTCGAAATCCGGAAATAGGGTGAATAGGCTTCGATGAGATTGGACTGGAACAATACAAAAATCTTCCGACCtataaaatcaatcaaaaaattcagatagagATCTCTGGCTCTCGATCCTTCAATATTTAAATCAGTTCGAatcttaagaataaaaataaaaaaaataaaaaaactaaaaaaattaaata
Coding sequences within it:
- the LOC105047030 gene encoding LOW QUALITY PROTEIN: putative pentatricopeptide repeat-containing protein At1g64310 (The sequence of the model RefSeq protein was modified relative to this genomic sequence to represent the inferred CDS: inserted 1 base in 1 codon), with translation MRARFLPEIFDSLAVCPTLSETKQLHAVLITTRLSSHPPLATKLLRSYAAHDDILSARLLFDQTPHRTVRFWNSIIRVHARRHDFSRIFSLFAQMRRSCTSPDGHTFACILRACSEVSNLRCAKMVHGNLISFGLGCDPIGSSAVISAYSKLGLVNDARSLFDVLPEPDLVLWNSMISGYGYKGLWQKGLELFHRMREAGERPDGYSLVGLLSSFWDRSSLFFGRGIHGICLKXRYDSSSHVRSVLVSMYSRCGCLDSGYRIFRGLSQADLVTWSALITGFSQVGKCKEALMLFKEMNSLGERPDAILIAGVLSACASVSGVGPGKEIHGYAIRHGIQLDIAVSCALVDTYAKCGFVELGLQVFELTPVKNLVAYNTVISCLGSYGLGREAVRVFEEMLDKGFKPDGATFSAVLLACCHSGFLDDGWRLFGRMTEEFGLEVQMEHYVYMVRLLAMVGQLKEAYDLIGTMPMLPDSGIWGALLWGCSVHGSLDLAKIAAQRLFEINPSKAAYRVMLSNVYAAEEKWGDVRKLRDEIMNEGLQKSPGLSWIGDCSI